The following proteins come from a genomic window of Malus sylvestris chromosome 4, drMalSylv7.2, whole genome shotgun sequence:
- the LOC126618278 gene encoding pleiotropic drug resistance protein 3-like, which translates to MACYNVRVCTNASEHVIMFVVLFQILGLDTCADTLVGDAMRRGISGVQKKRLTTAEMIVAPAKALFMDEITNGLDSSAAFQIVACLQHPAHITDATLLVSLLQPAPETFDLFDDLILMSEGKVVYHGPRDHVLKFFDDCGFKCPERKAVADCIQEVSLKRINHTIGIAPNLTTMHPSICFQKNSRHLLLGGS; encoded by the exons ATGG CGTGTTATAATGTTCGTGTCTGCACAAATGCTTCCGAGCATGTTATAATGTTCGTGGTGCTTTTTCAGATCCTTGGACTTGATACATGTGCTGACACCCTGGTTGGAGACGCCATGAGACGAGGCATCTCTGGTGTTCAAAAGAAGAGACTCACAACAG CGGAGATGATCGTTGCTCCCGCAAAAGCCTTGTTCATGGATGAAATAACAAACGGCTTAGACAGTTCCGCTGCATTCCAGATTGTTGCTTGTCTTCAGCATCCGGCGCACATAACAGATGCTACTTTGCTAGTTTCTCTTCTTCAGCCAGCGCCGGAGACCTTTGATCTCTTCGATGACCTTATTTTAATGTCAGAAgggaaggttgtttatcacggTCCACGTGATCATGTGTTGAAATTTTTCGATGATTGTGGGTTTAAGTGTCCTGAGAGGAAAGCGGTTGCTGATTGCATTCAAGAG GTATCTCTAAAAAGGATCAATCACACTATTGGTATCGCACCGAACCTCACAACTATGCACCCGTCAATATGTTTTCAGAAAAATTCAAGGCATCTTCTTTTGGGAGGAAGCTAG